AATGTATGCAACTCAAAACGGAAAGGTATACCACAGTGAAATAGAACAGAAAGTTTATCTTAATAAACATTGAAGCCTTAATTTCGGTGCCatgaaattcataaaaatccaACACAAATTTAgttgttaaaattaaaagtacaAGGTTAAGAAAAACTCGATAAAAACCCAGGATTTTGGACCTTTGCAGACGTTTTGACTTTGGATCTTTGTAAAACTCCACATTTCCGCTGAGTATACAGAAATAATCCAAGGCCTGTAGAATTATTACTTTTACCGGTGCCATGACTTTTCCCATTTACTTCCGACGAGTTACTGTTTTTTAGGCTTTTTTACCCAAGACGGTGAGAGAATTAGAATTAGTAATATTAATTATCAGAGATTCTATCATTTGGGGAAGTCACTCCTTCGGGGATATTTAATGCATCTATTTTAATTGAATCCAGACCACTTCTATTGATTATTTTTCTGAAAACGAGCGTGTTAGGTCTAATAGATGAAATGGGCTTATAAGCCTAGTCTATAAGCCCAAATACTTTCTACGACGATGGCTGTAAAAAAAGTTCCGAACGAACCAAAAGGCCGAGTTTTATGAGCCGATCCCATGGTCCCCCGATCAGAATTCGTATTTTAGCAGAGAGCCGAGCCCGATTCGAGCTCAGTTTGGCAGCAGCAATCACGCGAATCAGTTCGAAATTTAAAACTAACTCCCAGTAAAACTATTCGaactgaaatatttaaaatcaatCCACCAATACGTAGAATTGCATGGAAAACGCGATCCGCTTGACGGTTgacaaattttcaaaatagtCATCACCTTGGGCGAACCCAGACCTAATTGATTCGGAAttggggaaaaaaaatttaaactgtGGAAAATAATGAACAGACTGCTATTTATGAACGCGGACAGAGCTTGCCaatttttttgctaaaaagCCGCAAACGCGACAAACTGAGTGCTAAGTGCTAAGTGCGGGTATCAATCAAATGCTATCAACTGGGAGCAAGGTCAGCTGCATTGTCATGGCTCGCTTGGTGCTAGTGGTGCTGCTCCTCCAGCTGGCCCACATCCGGAGCGTGGCGAGTCACTACATCCAGATCGATCATGAAGAGTTTCGAGCCAGCGGTTTTCCGCATCCCCATTTTCCTCCACCGCCATCGCTGACACCCCTGGATCACCTGCCTCAGGTGCTCGCCGCCAAGGAGCTCACACCCGCCGAGGTGATGGTAGACTTGACCAACGACCTCACCCACCGTCTGCTCCACTATCATTCTATTCTAAATCGAAACAATTTCGCCTTCTCGCCAACGGCTTTGGTCAGTGTCCTGGTTGCCCTGTACGAAGGATCTGCGGGAAATAGTGCTGCAGAGTTAAGAAACGTATTGCAACTTCCCAACAACCGCGATGTCATCCGAGTGGGATATCGCGACATTCATCGACGTTTGAGGGTGAGATTGGTTTGAATGAAataagttatttattttttaaaccagCAAAAAACGGTTAAACGTATTACACTTTTTTAAGCCCCCAAAATGGGCCGATGTGGTTGGCGTTGAACTTAACCCACAGCCCCCGGAGAGGAAGGCCACTTGAAACCCATCCAAATGAAATGCCAACGCACATTTACATGCCTGGCTAAGCACTCGTCCGGAAGGGGGCCCGAGGGGGCAACTGTGGGAGGGCCAAAACCAAGTGGCCATTGATAAAGAAcagaattaaaacaaaacatgcGTACTGCCAAACAAATTGCCCCAGGCCAGTGTCTCTGGCCACTGCCCATCGATCTCTAATCGGGTTTCAATAGTTCGACGACCTCATTCAAGCCAAATAATCACCCAAAAAAAGTGATCAGCCATTGTCCAAGTGAATAGATTATTTAATTGGCAAACAAAATGTGCGTTTTGGTTAGAGAAATTGATTAGAAAATATTGTAGAAACACTAGAAgtttaaactattttaatttttgaaaaacttttattCTAAACTTCCGATTTTAGACCTACTTCTTTGGCTCCGACAATCCCCTGAAAGGACTAAGTTTGAACAAGGGCAATGTCACTGTCCTGAAGGACTTTGAGACAGTTCTCATGTTTTATGGCTACGATTTGAGTGTGGATATGCTATCCTCGAAGCCAGCCAATCTAACGGGGGAAGCTGAGATGGTGAACACCACCATGGCCAGTAATGCCACGGCTGGGGAAATGGAAGAGACCACCACAGTGAAAGAGGCCGAAGCCACAACGGAGGCTCCAACCACTACAGAAGCTCCAGCCACGACAACTACCGAGGAGCCTGCCACAACGACAACGGAAGCTCCGGCTGAGGAAGCCACCACAGAAGCGCCAGCCGCATCAGGAGAGGAGGCTGCTGAGCCTGCTGCCGATGATGAGGCAGCCGAGTTAGTTTCCGCTTTTGTGGCTGAGGAGGATGCCGAACCGCTGCTTCGTATTCAGAAGGCTAGGGTTTCCAAGCTGCCCATTAGCAAGCTCCAAGCACCTCTCAAGCACTCGAATCCGATCACACCAAAGCCTCTTTACCTTCCCAGCGCAAGGACAATAGCAGCTATGCCAATGATGGCTCGTCAGGTGGCAGAAAGAAAGCCATCTCCCCTCCGGCAAGTAATTTCCATTTCAGCTCCGCCAGTGGCGAACACTTCACAATCCAGACGACCAAAAGTGGCACGACACAAGCGCCACGCTCTTCCCGGCTACAAGGATCTGGACGCGAATCTCTTCTTGACTCTGTTTAGCCCACATCCGCATGTGCCACCGCATCATCTGCATATTCCTCCGCCAGTTCCCGCTGCATTCGCCCCAATCACAAATGATTTCGAGCCGCATTTTGTGAGTGATGCGGCAGAGAGCAAGTCTAACTATAACACGGATGTGATTAGCCATGTCTTCTACTTGGGCAATCAGCAGGTGGTGCACACCACCTTCAAGGTATACAATGCCGTGCTGTACTACAAGTACTTCGAGCACCTAAAAATGAGTGTGCTGGAACTGGAGCTGGACACGCCAGAGTACAATCTAATGATACTACTGCCCGACTACCAAACAGACATTGTTGGAGCTGCCGCCTCCTTGAAACTGGGACCCACCCTCCGGCTTATGAGGAAGCAATTGAAGCCACGATGGGTTCAGGCCATCATTCCAGACTTTAAGCTCCACGGAACCATGTTTCTCACCAATGACCTGCAGAATGTGAGTTTTGAAATTTGCAAATAACTTCATTTTCAGTGCTTTTTATTGAGATTGGagtatttttttgctttttattgcAGATGGGAATGTAAGCAGTGCTGAATCTGGGAATCTTCATACACTTCTTCTTACTTTTACTTTCGTTTTACAGCTGTGACGTCTTTGAGCCAAATCGAGCCGATTTTCGACCCATGACTGATGAGAAGGGCGTCTATGTGCGGCACATTGAGCAATCCATAGACGTCACCATCCGAACGCATCCCATCAATCAGCTGAAGCGTAAGTGTCTTGCATTGCAGCACACCTCCACGAAGGCATTGAGGCGCAACGCACATCTTTGCTGCCTCACCTATTGCTGCAACAGCCAGTAGTCTCCAGTGGCAAGAGTATTTATGTAAAATGCAATAAACACTTCCTTCTACTCGCCAGGCAACTATGGCGCGCAAACGAAGCCCATTCAGATCTCTGTGAACCAtccgtttatgtttttcaTCATTGATCGCGACCTGGACGTCGCTGTAATGTCGGGCCGCATACTGAATCCGCTGAACGTGCGCATCCAATGAGGCGCGACGAAGGTCAAGCATCGAAAGTGAAGCTCCCTTTCGGTTCCCGGTGCCTACAAATAAGCAGAGTTATATATCTACTCTAAGGTGTAAATATAAGTTTGTATAAAAACTGCTTaccattttgaaaaaaataaaaaatgaggTGAGATTGGTCCTTAGCCTAATCGGTGTTCCATCCGTTCAAATgtcaacaaaataaatatattagcATGCTTAGCCTAGTCAGTTCCTCTGGATGCAACAGGACTCTAATACTGATAAGTCCCAAACACAGTacacacacaaaacaaacTGGTGTTGCTGTAGACCTCGGATATGGAGgtgtcgcagtcgcagtcccAGCAGCAACGCGAATTGTAGGTGGCTCCTGCTCCCAGCTCCTGGCCAAGCATCACCTGGACCACATGCTTGTACCGTTTGACCTTAGGATTGGATGCAATCTGCTGGTTGATCTCGTCGGCTATTTCACTGGTCCACTTACTGGCCACGTCCTTGTCATAGGTTTTTTCTAGAAATACACAGTTGCTAGGTAACCAATTGTTTTTTAACTACCTTTAATTACGTACCTCTCAGTTTTTCGGCCATAACGCTGTTCATTATATTCTTTACAATGGGCAGGGGAAACATCTCTCCAAAAGCCGGTCGCATGCTGTACGCAGTGGGCTGCGCCGAGGACTTTGCCGGCATTTCCTCTCCATCACCCAGCCCAGTGGTTTGAGACCCCTTAACCGACTTCTTTTGAAGTTTTTCCGCCTTTTTTGAAGCCGCTGATGTCTGCGTTGATTTCTTGGTTTCTCCCAACGACTTCTTGTCCGCCATGCTTATCAAAATTATCAGAAAAATTCCTTTATTTATCTGCCCAAGTTTCTACTTTGTTTACCACCGAGGAATTCGCGCTTGCAGAAACGTTGTAATACGTTTTTCAACACTGAAGGATTGTTATCGATAACACTCTAGAGATGGCATTCTTTTTAACggtcatatttttaaatttccctTACAAAGCGTTTAAGATCATATTCAAAATGGAACAACTATGCTTCAAATAAATTGATGCTAATGGAAAAGATTTACACTGCGTCGACTATAGTATTGTACTTTGTACGTTGTTGTTTTATAGAATTTTCTTCCCAATTCTAGATTTTTAGCCCCAAAATTTTGGCCCAAAGTCTCCTTTCCTTCTTCAAAAAGATCGTTTTACGTTTTATAAAATCTTTATTCAATTTAAAGTAAATCGAAAAGTTTACATAATAAATTCGATAAATATGTTCATATATGCAggttataaataaaagttacACAATAATTTTATTCACTTCATTAGTATACAAGTATAATGGTTGCTTTTTCTCTTTATATCATAATATATACGCTTTCTAgcatatagaaaatatttgtgtGTATCTCTTTgtgttcactttcaatttggTTGGGCATAAAATGACATATTACATACATGGATGTGTGGTGTGCTATGTTCGCTAAACGTGAGTGTGAttcttcaaataaataataatacattcCAACGGTATACTCAGACGTCGACAAACAATATCTAAGTGCCAAATAACCTAAGTAAACTCAAATACACCATTTACAGTTGCTCCAGATCACAAAGCCTTTTGCACATATTCACGTAATACACTCAAACCAACTCATtacatttacaaaaaataaaacacaacaTATTGCATAGGACATACAAAGATCAGACAATTTTTAGTGGCAACGACTAACTAAACGTAAGAGTAGGTTGAATAAAGAACTAAAGATGTTCTCCTCGAGAACGGTCGTAACCCTTACTTTCGAATTgcaaaattagttttttggttttgatttcTTCTCTGCCTGTTATCTAGTTTCTCTTCCTCTCACTTGCGCGCTCCACCAACATTAGTTAGGCCTCTCTACtacttaaatatatttaatttgttctCTGCGCCGCCTAATCACTCTGAATAGTTGTTTGCTCGTTTCCTTTACAGCTCATGGGTTTTAGTAATTGTTAATTTGAATATTCAGCTGATTTTTGGTACAttctcctgctgctcctctcCCCCAACTTAAGTATTTAGGCTCAAAAGTCCTTGCACAATTTCGTGGACCAGCAGACCCCAGGGaactttttttcttcaaatctGGAATGAAAATTAGTTagactagtttttttttataattttttctgaAACTTACATTTGATTCTTCATGGTCTTGTGGTTGGCCGGTTAGCTTGATGCTAGTGCCGGCCTCTGTGGAGGTTGATGCTGCTCCCGCTGAGGTTAGGTCCAATTGGGAGGCAGTGGGTCGTAGGGCAGCTCGTTTGGCGACTATTTCCAGCATCTCATTGAGTATGGCACCCTCGGCGGCCACATCGGCAGAGCTTTTGTCCAGTTCTGGAAGATATTGAAAGTTATAATAGAACAATGGGGACATTCTTCAGCCAATACTTACTATTGCAAGACAATCGCAGGTTCAGCTCTTCTTTCAGCTGGGCATGCCGATACTCCAGTTGTAGTTCCTGTTGGCGTATAGCTAGTTCTTCGTCGcgttttctaatttaaataaaatattatagtaATTATCCTCATAACCTAAAAGTCTCATCTTACTTGAGCGCTGTTATGTTACGCCAAATTTCCAAAAGTTCCTTCAATAGCTTCTCATCGTTGTCCTTGTTTGTGTCCaggctgaaaaaaaagaaacttagTTTGGTTTCTAATCCTCCGATTTCATACTTACTTTTCAATATTGTGCGCCTCGCCCCTTAGGGCCTTCTCGATAAGGACTCCTCGGGCCTCCAGATCCTTTAGCTGCACCTCAATCTCCTCCTGTTCCCGCTGGATTTCTTGAGCGATTCGCAGTCGCTTGAGCTCAGCTTGTCGTGAAGCCTTCGATATGGCACGTTGCTTCTTATGCTCGCGTGTCTCGTTAGCGTAGCTCTCATCTGAAAAATGATAacctttttaattataatcCTTCAAAGTCAATGTCCAATTGGACGAAACAAAAGTCAGTCTGGACAGGACGATCGAAATGGGTTAATAAAGATGATCAACAAACCGTCGGATCTCTGGTAGTTCAGTGGCAGCGGCGGTATGGGCGGCGGTGTCTGATCATCCAGGGCACTGGAGTTCGCTGCGGccaggtggtggtggttgtggtgatggtggtggggCTTGTGTATGTAGAGCTGCGGGCTGGACGATGAGAACGATTCGGGTTTCGAGTTTTTCGCAGTGTTCGTTTGCTTTCGGTATCGACTGTTGTTCAGATGTTCTTGCGAGTGTTTGGTCTGTGATGTGGCACCTGCGACCGTTGCAGATGTGGCATTGCTGAGCATATCCTTGTCCTGGTGTGGCATGGTGTTTTGAGGTATCAGAATATATATCGGGTTAATGGTATGTGTGTATTGGGTTTAGCAGTGTCAAACGATGAAGGAAAAGATATATCAAGAAGGTAAACAGCTAGTCTCAATCAAAAACGAAGTGTTATTTaccaaataatatatattttgtacatATAACGTGCGTGGGTGTCCAAATAATAAAGAAACCCTTAGAG
The Drosophila bipectinata strain 14024-0381.07 chromosome 3R, DbipHiC1v2, whole genome shotgun sequence DNA segment above includes these coding regions:
- the Spn85F gene encoding uncharacterized protein Spn85F isoform X2 — translated: MLSTGSKVSCIVMARLVLVVLLLQLAHIRSVASHYIQIDHEEFRASGFPHPHFPPPPSLTPLDHLPQVLAAKELTPAEVMVDLTNDLTHRLLHYHSILNRNNFAFSPTALVSVLVALYEGSAGNSAAELRNVLQLPNNRDVIRVGYRDIHRRLRTYFFGSDNPLKGLSLNKGNVTVLKDFETVLMFYGYDLSVDMLSSKPANLTGEAEMVNTTMASNATAGEMEETTTVKEAEATTEAPTTTEAPATTTTEEPATTTTEAPAEEATTEAPAASGEEAAEPAADDEAAELVSAFVAEEDAEPLLRIQKARVSKLPISKLQAPLKHSNPITPKPLYLPSARTIAAMPMMARQVAERKPSPLRQVISISAPPVANTSQSRRPKVARHKRHALPGYKDLDANLFLTLFSPHPHVPPHHLHIPPPVPAAFAPITNDFEPHFVSDAAESKSNYNTDVISHVFYLGNQQVVHTTFKVYNAVLYYKYFEHLKMSVLELELDTPEYNLMILLPDYQTDIVGAAASLKLGPTLRLMRKQLKPRWVQAIIPDFKLHGTMFLTNDLQNMGICDVFEPNRADFRPMTDEKGVYVRHIEQSIDVTIRTHPINQLKRNYGAQTKPIQISVNHPFMFFIIDRDLDVAVMSGRILNPLNVRIQ
- the Spn85F gene encoding uncharacterized protein Spn85F isoform X1, with product MLSTGSKVSCIVMARLVLVVLLLQLAHIRSVASHYIQIDHEEFRASGFPHPHFPPPPSLTPLDHLPQVLAAKELTPAEVMVDLTNDLTHRLLHYHSILNRNNFAFSPTALVSVLVALYEGSAGNSAAELRNVLQLPNNRDVIRVGYRDIHRRLRTYFFGSDNPLKGLSLNKGNVTVLKDFETVLMFYGYDLSVDMLSSKPANLTGEAEMVNTTMASNATAGEMEETTTVKEAEATTEAPTTTEAPATTTTEEPATTTTEAPAEEATTEAPAASGEEAAEPAADDEAAELVSAFVAEEDAEPLLRIQKARVSKLPISKLQAPLKHSNPITPKPLYLPSARTIAAMPMMARQVAERKPSPLRQVISISAPPVANTSQSRRPKVARHKRHALPGYKDLDANLFLTLFSPHPHVPPHHLHIPPPVPAAFAPITNDFEPHFVVHTTFKVYNAVLYYKYFEHLKMSVLELELDTPEYNLMILLPDYQTDIVGAAASLKLGPTLRLMRKQLKPRWVQAIIPDFKLHGTMFLTNDLQNVSFEICK
- the LOC108129292 gene encoding dynein light chain Tctex-type protein 2B → MADKKSLGETKKSTQTSAASKKAEKLQKKSVKGSQTTGLGDGEEMPAKSSAQPTAYSMRPAFGEMFPLPIVKNIMNSVMAEKLREKTYDKDVASKWTSEIADEINQQIASNPKVKRYKHVVQVMLGQELGAGATYNSRCCWDCDCDTSISEVYSNTSLFCVCTVFGTYQY